The Sebastes umbrosus isolate fSebUmb1 chromosome 19, fSebUmb1.pri, whole genome shotgun sequence genome has a segment encoding these proteins:
- the nup214 gene encoding nuclear pore complex protein Nup214 isoform X6 yields MSEDTDSPPEREMKDFQFRQMKKARVFDPAEDLSKERTNLLTISNKFGLTFVGLDRTFKVYLTQDILSVDSFDGNANEIVDGIGPLAEVTGELSLHHLALSCDELTLSVCGMSEEAGLSLTFYDVRTFMNKARQQKLPFASLLPAVPPRTSVQDLKWNPVQASMLAACLSDGRMMILDVTDGVRVQAELPALCGITCICWSPKGKQVAAGTMNSTVSQYTPMLEEKKVIPCPNFYTSDEPVKVLDVLWLRTFVFAVVYAAADGSLETPPELVLISLPKKDEKVETKYMNFSETVYGSCTERQHHYFLSHVEDWDLVFAASAASIEVSVIAARQEDKNWELWILEDASRAELPVTETNEDTLPLGLAIDYTSQQEIHISDEKTLPPAPILLMLSTEGLLCPFALLNLNPGVKQLVSAPAVLALDGERLPKPGSLAAQPPKMAASFPSAPATFPNLGLTLAAASTPPAPAASSSAAPFSMVPTVPVSSASSSGFVFSVPTTCAPSAAPAFSLGATTPFGSGSSGFSFASKPPSDTPSATSAFSFTPSIKAPAMAAPVPAPTPQSIAAASPPTVKLNLNERFSALETPAPSPHIPTSFSFNSSLPKTVASNSSIMTAPPISATKPPAVLAPVRPVQTSTPPTVVQKPAPAAQGRVQTPQAAVSVKALEKQLQQKRDSDPIMAGILEEIAHFQKELDDLKARSARADFKVGTNEEMKELRKESEDLHIFTLEIKETTESLHGDIGTLKTTLLEGFAGAEEAKAQSELSRDRNYRQLLYKKPLDPRSEEQLKEIRRLYQYVMFAVEDVNDVLDVEWEKHLEKKKKQKHMVVPGREGLFTTLANNLYIINQQKNRLDQLIKQLTSLRLYNKTTAPTINRSAATATAAGLESELESLRDALLKARLDSIPPQTKSKSPAVKISPVKQSQLRNFLSKGQMPPVRSTAPANLSRSAFLSPKYYEDLDDVSSTSSLSQSLEPHPADLELEEEELQPELLPLTVLPPALSTPRHPTVVRTPSILPGFGAIQSTPLTKLHSVPGMVFGLSPIASPIPTNKINLSGADSTALATKTVKHGAPPSERTIPVTPNPGQAAANAALRRQMANQKPAVVNTSLTESTLKTVPQVVNVQELKDKGPPLPVSSTISSSVPDPTAAVFAAVSSNQAKRNPSQGIQKLSAESTTAPQSSFVFGQPPKTDVSATPAISAEQSSSKGFSFTSGSAAFSFASVAQGAGMSQAKDVNKFSFVGNGKMMFGQPGEEPFSLTPNSTSPALGTASPTLPPNISGDKPASTTTAPRTGQQPLKIVGGETLGSFSGLRVGHGEEAKDSATKPAAGSFTFGETGIGIGKGAAQFGFAAGLQKSTEDSTGADLSKGAVSGSLFKPPEPNAKQAFSVPQSSSAASASPTSFGSLLTASSDPSEEPKVSPQPSEPTPPPEKEPATAAAVESASPVAVPEPAADAVVTETTAAAVPAPTPAPPYPTTAPTPDPPSYFTAVTEATPPTPATAAPTIEATPDSTTTTTTAHVPTAVAPVSQVAPTAFQVPSSDKPGSIFTQPAPAITDSSSLGLTPVISTVAAAATTPTPTVVNSTTTTAASTVFGQPAAPPAAPAAPAAPAAPAAPAAPAAPSVPAATGFGSTAFGASTGTVFGNSVFGQATGFGQPASNTETSGGFSFGQSAFGASSNSATTGGSLFGAATATNASSFSFGTSGAITASSTGTGLFGQTTAPAFGQSTGFGQGSVFGSNTTTSSSTGFSFGQPSAFGCSTAPPVFGQQAGSGSVFGQQQQPSSGGTLFGSNPANPAGSPAGGFFSGLGGKPSEDAANKNPFGAGGAPGGFGQPGQTGANSLFGDSGAKTFGFGPSSFGEQKPSGTFSTGAGSVAAQGFGSYSSPTKSGGFGSAPVFGSPPSFGSSQAFGTGATFGSSPSFPNNMVPSAGKVFGEGTAASSMGGFGFASPPSGPSFGALANQQSAPSFGGLAQQGPGFGSQQPSSFSGFGQQQQQQQQQQQQQQQQQQQQQQQQQAGGFSGNTFGSTNQSSPQTFASWRS; encoded by the exons gCAAGACAACAGAAGCTACCTTTTGCATCATTGCTGCCAGCAGTACCACCTCGCACTTCAGTGCAAGACCTGAAGTGGAATCCTGTCCAGGCATCCATGTTGGCCGCCTGTCTGTCTGACGGCCGTATGATGATTTTGGATGTTACTGACGGTGTCAGAGTGCAGGCTGAGCTGCCTGCTTTATGTGGCATCACATGCA TTTGCTGGAGTCCAAAAGGAAAACAAGTCGCTGCAGGAACAATGAATTCCACAGTCAGTCAGTATACACCA ATGCTAGAAGAAAAGAAAGTTATCCCATGTCCAAACTTCTACACCTCTGACGAACCCGTCAAAG TTCTGGATGTGCTGTGGCTGAGAACCTTTGTGTTTGCAGTGGTATACGCTGCTGCAGATGGATCCCTTGAGACCCCTCCTGAGCTAGTGTTAATCTCCCTCCCT aaGAAAGATGAGAAGGTGGAGACAAAGTATATGAACTTTAGTGAGACGGTGTACGGCAGCTGCACTGAGCGACAACATCACTACTTTCTTAGCCACGTAGAGGACTG GGACCTTGTGTTTGCGGCATCGGCGGCTTCCATTGAAGTCAGCGTCATAGCCGCCAGACAAGAGGACAAG AACTGGGAGCTTTGGATCCTGGAAGATGCGAGTAGGGCTGAGCTCCCAGTGACGGAGACAAATGAAGACACTCTGCCCCTGGGCTTAGCCATAGACTACACCAGCCAGCAGGAGATCCACATCA GTGATGAGAAGACCTTGCCCCCAGCGCCCATTCTGCTGATGCTCTCCACGGAGGGATTACTCTGCCCGTTCGCTCTGCTCAACCTCAATCCCGGGGTTAAGCAACTGGTCTCAGCCCCCGCCGTCCTCGCCTTGGACGGGGAGAGACTGCCCAAGCCAG GTTCTTTGGCAGCCCAACCTCCCAAAATGGCTGCCTCCTTCCCATCTGCCCCAGCAACATTCCCAAACCTCGGTCTTACTTTAGCAGCTGCTTCCactcctccagctcctgctgCATCTTCCTCCGCTGCCCCATTCAGCATGGTTCCCACAGTTCCAGTGTCGTCGGCATCATCATCGGGCTTCGTCTTCTCGGTCCCGACTACATGCGCCCCTTCTGCTGCTCCAGCCTTCTCCTTGGGGGCAACCACACCTTTTGGCTCAGGATCCTCAGGCTTCTCCTTTGCCTCCAAACCTCCCTCTGACACTCCCTCAGCGACCTCAGCGTTTTCCTTCACCCCTTCCATCAAAGCACCAGCAATGGCAGCTCCAGTTCCAGCTCCAACACCCCAGAGTATTGCTGCCGCCTCCCCACCAACAGTGAAACTTAATCTAAATGAGAG GTTTTCAGCACTGGAGACCCCAGCACCATCCCCACACATCCCCACGTCTTTCTCCTTTAATTCCTCGTTGCCCAAAACAGTTGCCTCCAATTCCAGTATTATGACCGCCCCTCCAATCTCAGCCACTAAGCCACCAGCTGTATTGG CCCCGGTGCGTCCAGTTCAAACCAGCACCCCACCCACGGTCGTCCAGAAACCTGCTCCTGCTGCCCAGGGCCGTGTCCAAACTCCACAG GCAGCTGTTAGTGTGAAGGCCTTGGAGAAGCAGCTCCAGCAAAAGAGAGACTCTGATCCCATTATGGCCGGTATATTGGAGGAG ATTGCACACTTCCAGAAGGAGTTAGATGACCTTAAGGCACGAAGCGCCAGAGCTGACTTCAAGGTTGGCACCAATGAGGAGATGAAGGAGTTGAGGAAGGAGTCAGAGGACCTCCATATTTTCACCCTGGAGATCAAGGAAACTACAGAG TCTCTCCATGGGGACATTGGTACATTGAAGACCACCTTGCTGGAGGGCTTTGCCGGAGCAGAAGAAGCCAAGGCCCAGAGTGAGCTGAGCAGAGacagaaattacagacagcTGCTGTACAAAAAACCTCTGGACCCCCGCAGCGAGGAACAGCTCAAG GAGATCCGCAGGCTGTACCAGTATGTGATGTTCGCTGTGGAAGATGTTAACGACGTGTTGGATGTGGAATGGGAGAAACAcctggagaagaagaaaaagcagaa ACATATGGTCGTGCCAGGGCGTGAGGGTCTGTTCACTACACTGGCCAACAACCTGTACATTATCAACCAGCAAAAGAACAGATTGGACCAGCTGATTAAGCAACTCACCTCACTGCGCCTCTACAACAAGACTACTGCTCCAACTATAAACCGCAGTGCTGCTACAGCAACAGCTGCTGG TTTGGAAAGCGAGCTTGAGAGTTTAAGGGATGCACTCCTGAAAGCCAGGCTGGACAGCATCCCTCCTCAGACCAAATCCAAATCTCCAG CAGTCAAGATATCACCAGTGAAACAGTCCCAGCTGCGTAACTTCCTCTCAAAGGGGCAGATGCCTCCTGTCCGCTCAACTGCACCAG CCAACCTGTCTCGCTCAGCCTTCCTTTCACCTAAATACTACGAGGATTTGGATGATGTGAGCTCTACGTCCTCCCTGTCCCAGTCCCTGGAGCCTCACCCAGCTGActtggagctggaggaggaggaactacAGCCAGAACTCCTTCCCCTCACTGTCCTTCCTCCAGCATTGTCAACCCCCCGCCACCCCACAGTCGTGAGGACCCCCTCTATCCTGCCAGGCTTTGGGGCTATCCAGTCCACCCCTTTAACAAAACTTCACTCAGTACCGGGTATGGTCTTTGGACTCAGCCCTATTGCCAGCCCCA TTCCAACTAATAAGATCAACCTCAGCGGGGCTGACAGCACTGCTCTTGCCACCAAGACAGTAAAACATGGAGCCCCACCAAGCGAGAGGACCATCCCTGTCACCCCAAACCCTGGCCAGGCTGCAGCCAATGCTGCTCTACGCAGGCAGATGGCCAATCAGAAGCCGG CTGTCGTCAATACTTCCTTGACAGAGTCCACTTTGAAGACAGTTCCTCAGGTAGTCAATGTCCAGGAGCTCAAGGACAAAGGGCCTCCTCTGCCGGTTTCCAGTACCATCag CTCATCAGTACCAGATCCAACAGCTGCGGTCTTTGCAGCAGTTTCTTCCAACCAGGCCAAACGA AATCCTTCCCAAGGTATCCAGAAGCTGTCCGCTGAAAGTACAACCGCCCCACAGTCGAGCTTCGTGTTTG GTCAACCGCCCAAAACCGACGTTTCAGCGACTCCTGCTATCTCAGCAGAGCAAAGCTCCAGCAAAGGTTTCTCCTTCACATCAGG GTCCGCAGCCTTCAGTTTCGCCTCTGTTGCACAGGGAGCTGGAATGTCACAAG CGAAGGATGTAAATAAATTCTCCTTTGTTGGAAACGGCAAAATGATGTTTGGCCAGCCTGGAGAGGAGCCGTTCTCCCTCACCCCAAACTCCACCTCCCCTGCTCTCGGCACTGCATCTCCCACCCTGCCTCCAAACATCTCAGGAGACAAACCCGCCTCTACCACAACTGCCCCCAGGACAGGGCAACAGCCCCTAAAGATAGTTGGAGGAGAGACTCTGGGCAGTTTCTCTGGACTACGTGTGGGCCACGGAGAAGAAGCTAAAGATTCAGCCACCAAACCCGCCGCTGGCTCATTTACCTTCGGGGAAACTGGAATTGGTATAGGCAAGGGAGCAGCACAGTTTGGCTTTGCTGCAGGTCTCCAAAAGTCTACAGAAGATTCTACAGGAGCAGACTTGTCCAAGGGGGCAGTGTCAGGCAGTTTGTTCAAGCCTCCTGAACCAAACGCCAAGCAGGCCTTCTCTGTTCCCCAGTCTAGCTCAGCTGCCTCAGCTTCACCCACGTCTTTCGGTAGTCTTCTCACAGCTTCTTCAGACCCCTCAGAGGAACCAAAAGTTTCCCCACAACCCTCAGAACCCACACCGCCCCCTGAAAAAGAACCTGCTACTGCAGCAGCTGTAGAGAGCGCTAGTCCCGTTGCAGTACCTGAGCCCGCAGCGGACGCAGTTGTCACGGAAACCACAGCAGCCGCAGTTCCAGCACCAACACCCGCACCTCCTTATCCCACAACCGCCCCTACCCCAGACCCTCCCTCCTACTTCACTGCAGTAACTGAAGCAACCCCTCCAACACCAGCCACTGCGGCTCCCACAATAGAAGCCACCCCAgacagcaccaccaccaccaccactgctcATGTGCCCACTGCTGTAGCACCCGTCTCCCAGGTAGCTCCAACAGCGTTTCAGGTGCCCAGCTCTGACAAACCAGGCTCCATTTTTACTCAACCTGCACCTGCAATAACAGACAGCAGTTCCCTTGGACTTACACCAGTTATCAGCACAGTTGCTGCTGCAGCCACCACTCCCACCCCTACAGTTGTTAACAGTACAACAACCACTGCTGCTAGCACTGTGTTTGGGCAACCTGCTGCACCTCCAGCAGCCCCAGCAGCCCCAGCAGCCCCAGCAGCCCCAGCAGCCCCAGCAGCCCCAGCAGCCCCCTCAGTCCCAGCAGCCACAGGATTTGGCTCAACTGCTTTTGGTGCATCGACTGGAACTGTTTTTGGCAATTCTGTGTTTGGCCAGGCGACTGGCTTTGGCCAGCCGGCCAGCAACACCGAAACATCCGGTGGCTTTTCTTTCGGCCAATCAGCATTTGGAGCAAGTTCTAACAGCGCGACTACTGGAGGAAGTCTGTTTGGTGCCGCTACTGCTACCAACGCCAGTTCCTTCTCCTTTGGCACAAGCGGTGCCATCACAGCCAGCAGCACTGGCACAGGGCTGTTTGGACAAACCACAGCACCAGCATTTGGCCAGAGCACTGGGTTTGGGCAAGGATCTGTGTTTGGAAGTAATACCACCACATCCTCATCTACAGGGTTCAGCTTTGGACAGCCCTCAG CTTTTGGCTGCTCTACTGCCCCCCCTGTGTTTGGCCAACAAGCTGGCAGTGGAAGTGTATTTGGACAG cagcagcagccctcaTCTGGTGGGACTCTGTTTGGCTCAAATCCAGCCAACCCAGCGGGCTCACCTGCTGGAGGGTTCTTCTCTGGCCTTGGAGGTAAACCGAGCGAAGACGCTGCCAACAAGAACCCATTCGGCGCCGGCGGCGCCCCCGGAGGGTTTGGGCAGCCTGGTCAGACAG GTGCCAACAGTCTGTTTGGGGATAGCGGTGCCAAGACCTTTGGTTTTGGACCGTCCTCCTTTGGTGAGCAGAAACCTTCAGGGACCTTCAGCACTGGTGCAGGGAGTGTCGCAGCCCAGGGATTTGGCTCCTACTCTAGCCCGACAAAATCAG GTGGTTTTGGCAGCGCTCCAGTGTTCGGGAGTCCCCCTTCCTTTGGTAGTTCCCAAGCATTTGGTACTGGAGCAACATTCGGCTCAAGCCCTTCCTTCCCCAACAACATGGTTCCCTCCGCTGGTAAAGTGTTTGGAGAGGGAACAGCGGCTTCCAGCATGGGAGGATTTGG GTTTGCCTCACCTCCCAGCGGCCCGTCCTTTGGCGCTCTAGCCAATCAGCAGAGCGCTCCGTCATTCGGGGGCCTGGCCCAGCAGGGCCCTGGGTTTGGAAGTCAGCAGCCCAGCAGTTTCTCAGGCTTTggacaacagcaacaacaacaacagcaacaacaacaacagcaacaacagcaacaacaacaaca